A window from Salvia miltiorrhiza cultivar Shanhuang (shh) chromosome 2, IMPLAD_Smil_shh, whole genome shotgun sequence encodes these proteins:
- the LOC131011813 gene encoding probable methyltransferase PMT10 isoform X2, which produces MKGKCTSSSSTITFINTVAFLSLLSFSLFFLSKHFSARTTSPAEQLYFFNSTHTNTAPSPSAAGPVLESTGIINEFGIMTSDFMVGNFDEGLLQSVAAISNGLDCLVPRPKGYKLPMPWPESRDQVWFDNIHYTPEDNEGRNRVSKKDDKLMFSGDGPKSDQNLDQMVPEIAFGQRTRVVLDVIGSGIANFGAYLMERNVTTLLIAGKDHAKQVQLALERGIPAMVTTFGTRRLPFPSQAFDLIRCSRCGMNWALDDGVLLLEANRFLRGGGYFVWEAEAIYKYEGKLGEQWREMEDLTRNLCWELVTKEGYIAIWQKPLNNSCYLDRDPNVQPSLCDNHDNPDDLWHVNTKKCIARLPENGNGANVTKWPARLHSLPGRLFSIKTDSGVSRKQLYRADSIYCNAIVDGYVSVFKINEAKIRNVMDMRAGYGWFAAALLESGANSWVMNVVPVSGPNTLPVIYDRGLIGVMHDWCEPFDTYPRTYDLLNAAGLFSVEQRRCNVRSIMVEMDRILRPEGRVYIRDTTAVIYELREIAETMGWMAHMFDTEEGPYSDWKLLICTKPV; this is translated from the exons atgaAAGGCAAGTGCACAAGCTCATCATCCACCATAACATTCATAAACACTGTAGCTTTCCTCTCCctcctctccttctctctcttctttctctccaAACATTTCTCTGCACGCACCACATCCCCAGCTGAGCAGCTTTACTTCTTCAACTCCACCCACACAAACACCGCTCCCTCGCCCTCCGCGGCGGGGCCGGTGTTGGAGAGCACAGGGATCATAAATGAGTTCGGAATCATGACCTCTGATTTCATGGTTGGAAATTTTGACGAGGGGCTGTTACAGAGTGTGGCGGCGATCAGTAACG GATTAGACTGTTTGGTGCCGAGGCCTAAAGGGTACAAGCTTCCCATGCCATGGCCGGAAAGCAGGGATCAG GTGTGGTTTGATAACATACATTATACGCCTGAAGATAATGAAGGCAGAAATAGGGTGTCAAAGAAAGATGATAAGCTTATGTTTTCAGGAGATGGGCCTAAATCAGATCAAAACTTGGATCAG ATGGTTCCTGAGATTGCATTTGGCCAACGCACACGAGTTGTTCTAGACGTTATTGGTTCCGGGATTGCAAATTTTGGTGCCTACTTGATGGAGAGGAATGTGACAACTCTTTTAATAGCTGGGAAAGATCATGCAAAGCAGGTTCAGCTTGCCCTCGAGAGGGGCATACCTGCTATGGTGACTACATTTGGAACCCGTCGTTTGCCTTTCCCAAGCCAAGCATTCGACTTGATTCGTTGCTCTAGATGTGGAATGAACTGGGCTCTTGATG ATGGCGTTTTGCTTCTTGAGGCAAATCGGTTTCTTAGAGGTGGAGGATACTTCGTTTGGGAAGCAGAGGCGATTTATAAGTACGAAGGAAAACTAGGAGAGCAATGGAGAG AAATGGAAGATCTTACTAGAAACCTTTGCTGGGAACTAGTAACTAAGGAAGGCTACATTGCTATTTGGCAGAAGCCTCTAAATAATAGCTGCTATCTCGACCGTGATCCAAATGTGCAGCCTTCACTTTGTGACAACCATGACAATCCAGATGATTTATG GCATGTGAATACGAAGAAATGCATAGCGCGTCTACCTGAGAATGGTAACGGGGCTAATGTTACCAAGTGGCCTGCACGCCTCCATAGTCTACCGGGCAGGCTCTTTAGCATAAAAACGGATTCTGGTGTATCTAGGAAGCAGCTATACAGAGCAGATTCCATATACTGCAATGCCATTGTAGATGGATATGTTTCTGTTTTCAAGATAAATGAGGCGAAGATACGCAATGTGATGGACATGAGAGCTGGATATGGCTG GTTTGCAGCAGCTTTGCTTGAATCCGGGGCTAATAGTTGGGTTATGAATGTTGTTCCGGTGAGTGGTCCGAATACACTGCCTGTGATATATGACCGTGGCCTTATAGGAGTGATGCACGATTG GTGTGAGCCATTCGACACTTATCCTAGAACGTATGATCTGTTGAATGCTGCAGGCCTTTTCTCTGTAGAACAGAGAAG ATGTAATGTGAGAAGCATTATGGTGGAGATGGATCGAATCCTGAGACCAGAAGGGCGTGTTTACATACGTGACACGACTGCTGTGATCTATGAGCTTCGAGAGATTGCAGAGACAATGGGATGGATGGCACACATGTTCGACACAGAAGAGGGTCCTTATTCGGATTGGAAGCTTTTGATCTGCACCAAACCAGTGTAA
- the LOC131011818 gene encoding uncharacterized protein LOC131011818 isoform X2, whose amino-acid sequence MALKPYARHQHLVPSDVKSELRHARARAGSKYDGMKLLTLMERKDDVVELVERPVPLKNRKRKCSIIDQHDGRGRARTSENGKALLPLGNDRLHHLNNEENKQLIPFQTRAQPVKTYRGNIGGKLKGVVKEEYEANEKTEVKKENEKTYQGRGSRKNLGTRNYFLDVRQVRLGEKHAVRGQTQLTKAARGDSRLSTMKTAFSNCAVKKEPYHCVETRLPVKGVHSRTRNVKCAKCSFAYDSKRYLEGQGSSKTVPEVIILDSDKVVKKEISNPFVCSKKYYSSMDDEESQKVGVRSASDSEFRKELLKVLRKPFDKEELQKARMAFRAGSYLVYHPDVQRKLTKYRYKREKCLIILRGFLFWLQNLSHEGVFKPWKDKQCLELELRSR is encoded by the exons ATGGCACTTAAACCCTATGCCAGACATCAACATTTAGTTCCCAGTGATGTTAAATCCGAGTTAAGACATGCTAGAGCGAGAGCAGGGAGCAAATACGATGGCATGAAGTTGTTAACACTCATGGAGCGAAAAG ATGATGTCGTTGAGCTGGTGGAGAGGCCCGTGCCACTTAAGAATAGGAAAAGAAAATGCAGTATCATAGACCAACATGATGGTCGTGGTAGAGCTCGAACTAGTGAGAATGGCAAGGCACTGCTGCCATTAGGCAATGATCGTTTGCATCACCTAAACAATGAAGAAAATAAGCAGCTGATACCATTTCAAACTCGAGCTCAACCAGTCAAGACCTATAGGGGAAATATAGGTGGAAAATTGAAGGGGGTGGTGAAAGAAGAGTATGAGGCCAACGAGAAGACAGaggtgaaaaaagaaaatgagaagaCTTATCAGGGTCGTGGCTCAAGGAAAAATTTGGGGACAAGAAATTATTTTCTAGATGTTCGTCAAGTTCGATTAGGTGAGAAACATGCGGTACGTGGCCAAACACAATTGACAAAAGCAGCTCGAGGAGATAGTAGGCTTTCAACTATGAAGACTGCTTTTAGCAATTGTGCTGTCAAGAAGGAGCCCTATCATTGTGTGGAAACTCGTCTACCTGTAAAAGGAGTCCATAGCCGAACTAGAAATGTCAAGTGTGCTAAATGCTCGTTCGCATATGATAGCAAAAGATATTTGGAAGGACAAGGTAGCAGTAAAACTGTTCCAGAAGTGATCATCCTAGATAGTGATAAGGTTGTTAAGAAAGAAATCTCGAACCCTTTTGTTTGTTCAAAGAAATATTATAGCAGC ATGGATGATGAAGAGTCCCAGAAAGTTGGTGTTCGAAGTGCAAGTGATAGTGAATTTAGGAAGGAGCTCTTAAAGGTTCTCAGAAAACCATTTGACAAAGAGGAGCTTCAAAAGGCTCGGATGGCATTCCGGGCTGGATCCTACCTCGTTTACCATCCAG ATGTGCAAAGAAAACTCACAAAATACCGATATAAGCGGGAAAAATGTTTGATCATCCTTCGTGGATTTCTGTTTTGGCTTCAG
- the LOC131011815 gene encoding probable methyltransferase PMT10 has translation MKAMNTLSSSPHSTNILTFTKIVSFSLLSFSLFFIFKYFSAYTPPTAQNQQLSFFNTTRAATTPLAQPSPPPPPPPERPLLERTGIINELGIMTEDFVVGEFDEGLIESIVVVANSSDERESVERGDRKVVKFEKFRICEMNMSNYVPFLDNVDSDFQFNLWEKGKGLDCLVPRPKEYKLHIPWPKSRDEVWFDNVPHTHLDKTNEDAVLRKGDKLVFPGDGPQFIPGTDKYLDQISKMVPEIAFGRHTRVALDISSGLGNFGAYLLERNVTTLSIAPKDVHRNQIQLALERGVPAMIATFGRRRLPYPSQAFDLIHCSRCGVNWTVDGGILLLEANRLLRGGGYFVWEAEPVYMYEDKLGEQWRAMEDLTSNICWELVNKEEYIAIWQKPLNNSCYLSRDPNVQPSLCNTDDNPEDIWHVDVKACITRLPENGYGTNTSDWPARLHSPPDRLFTIEMDAEKSRKELYKADSRYRNDIVRGYVGAFHLNQMNLRNVMDMKAGYGGYAAALVDFQFSSWVMNVVPVSGPNTLPVIYDRGFIGVMHDWCEPFNTYPRTYDLLNAAGLFSVEQRRCNITNIMLEMDRILRPGGRVYIRDITAVIEQLEEIAKAVGWVPFVFDSGEGPHSNWKLLACEKRL, from the exons ATGAAAGCCATGAACACACTCTCATCATCACCCCACTCCACCAACATCTTAACCTTCACTAAGATCGTATCTTTCTCGctcctctccttctctctcttctttataTTCAAATATTTCTCTGCATACACGCCTCCCACAGCCCAGAATCAGCAGCTTTCTTTCTTCAACACCACTCGCGCCGCAACCACCCCTCTAGCGcagccgtcgccgccgccgccgccgccgccggagagGCCACTGCTGGAGAGAACAGGGATCATAAATGAGCTGGGAATCATGACGGAGGATTTCGTAGTTGGGGAATTCGATGAAGGACTGATAGAGAGCATAGTGGTGGTTGCCAATAGCAGTGACGAGAGGGAAAGTGTGGAGAGAGGAGATAGAAAAGTGGTTAAATTTGAGAAATTTAGGATTTGTGAAATGAATATGAGTAATTATGTTCCTTTTTTGGACAATGTGGATAgtgattttcaatttaatttgtggGAGAAGGGGAAAGGATTGGATTGTTTGGTGCCGAGGCCTAAAGAGTACAAACTTCACATTCCATGGCCGAAAAGCAGGGATGAG GTCTGGTTCGATAATGTACCTCATACACACTTGGATAAGACAAACGAAGATGCAGTATTAAGAAAAGGCGACAAACTTGTATTTCCGGGAGATGGACCTCAATTTATCCCTGGCACGGATAAATACTTAGATCAGATATCCAAG ATGGTTCCTGAGATTGCATTTGGCCGTCATACACGAGTTGCTTTAGATATCAGCTCCGGGCTTGGAAATTTCGGGGCCTACCTGCTGGAACGAAATGTAACAACTCTGTCAATAGCTCCAAAAGATGTCCATCGGAACCAGATCCAACTTGCCCTAGAGAGAGGAGTACCTGCCATGATAGCTACATTTGGAAGGCGCCGGTTGCCTTACCCTAGCCAAGCATTCGATCTGATTCATTGTTCTAGGTGTGGTGTTAATTGGACTGTTGATG GTGGGATTTTGCTTCTTGAGGCGAATCGCCTGCTTAGAGGTGGAGGATACTTCGTGTGGGAAGCGGAGCCCGTTTACATGTACGAAGACAAACTTGGAGAACAGTGGAGAG CAATGGAGGATCTCACCAGCAACATTTGCTGGGAACTAGTAAATAAGGAAGAGTATATCGCCATTTGGCAGAAGCCTCTAAATAATAGTTGCTATCTCAGCCGCGATCCCAATGTACAGCCATCGCTATGCAACACTGACGACAATCCAGAAGATATATG GCACGTGGATGTGAAGGCTTGCATCACGCGTTTACCTGAAAATGGCTACGGAACTAATACTAGCGATTGGCCTGCCCGTCTTCACAGCCCACCGGACAGGCTATTCACCATAGAAATGGATGCTGAGAAATCTAGGAAGGAACTGTACAAAGCAGATTCAAGATATAGGAATGATATTGTAAGAGGATACGTTGGTGCTTTCCACCTCAATCAGATGAATCTGCGGAATGTCATGGACATGAAAGCTGGATATGGAGG ATATGCAGCAGCTTTGGTCGATTTCCAGTTCAGCAGCTGGGTTATGAATGTCGTCCCAGTTAGCGGTCCTAATACGCTCCCCGTGATATATGACCGTGGTTTTATAGGAGTGATGCACGACTG GTGTGAGCCGTTCAACACCTATCCAAGAACATACGATCTGCTGAATGCAGCAGGCCTCTTCTCTGTAGAACAGAGGAG ATGTAACATAACAAACATAATGCTGGAGATGGACCGGATCCTCAGACCAGGCGGCCGTGTTTACATACGCGACATCACTGCTGTAATCGAACAACTCGAAGAAATCGCAAAGGCCGTGGGATGGGTGCCCTTCGTGTTCGACTCCGGGGAGGGGCCTCATTCAAACTGGAAGCTTTTAGCTTGTGAGAAGCGATTGTAA
- the LOC131011816 gene encoding uncharacterized protein LOC131011816: MKMTWKKNVNDSRNKTRKRPISSNPNLPFEDVNPAAEPLNECELLAKGGVPDKNIRISDEEAEERRKLAGEFEAQGNNLAEEGKYREALVKWEAAITLVPEKAILHEQKAQVLLELGEAWNALKAATRAMELDPGWAEAWITLGRAQLNFGEPDLAIESFDKALDIKPDSVEAKEDRQAASHHVQRRKQLHSTGLSSAENRFLVGDQG, from the exons ATGAAGATGACCTGGAAGAAAAACGTTAACGACAGCAGGAACAAGACCCGAAAACGCCCTATTTCTTCTAATCCAAACCTTCCGTTTGAAGATGTTAATCCTGCAGCAGAGCCGCTGAACGAATGCGAATTGCTCGCAAAAGGCGGCGTACCCGACAAGAACATCAGGATTAGTGATGAGGAAGCAGAGGAAAGGAGGAAACTTGCTGGAGAATTTGAAGCTCAAGGAAATAATCTTGCTGag GAAGGAAAATATCGTGAAGCACTTGTCAAATGGGAAGCTGCGATAACGTTGGTGCCTGAGAAAGCTATTTTGCACGAACAGAAAGCTCAGGTTCTACTTGAACTTGGAGAAGCATGGAATGCTTTGAAGGCTGCAACTC GAGCTATGGAATTGGACCCCGGATGGGCTGAG GCATGGATTACTCTCGGAAGAGCCCAGTTAAATTTTGGAGAGCCTGATCTCGCCATTGAATCTTTTGACAAAGCTTTGGATATTAAG CCCGATTCTGTGGAGGCAAAAGAGGATAGGCAAGCTGCATCACATCATGTGCAGAGGAGAAAACAGCTTCATTCAACTGGTTTGAGCTCAGCTGAAAATCGTTTTCTCGTTGGAGATCAAGGCTGA
- the LOC131011813 gene encoding probable methyltransferase PMT10 isoform X1 codes for MKGKCTSSSSTITFINTVAFLSLLSFSLFFLSKHFSARTTSPAEQLYFFNSTHTNTAPSPSAAGPVLESTGIINEFGIMTSDFMVGNFDEGLLQSVAAISNGEKVKRENDEGEVIRVERFRVCDVNMSDFVPSVSKGLDCLVPRPKGYKLPMPWPESRDQVWFDNIHYTPEDNEGRNRVSKKDDKLMFSGDGPKSDQNLDQMVPEIAFGQRTRVVLDVIGSGIANFGAYLMERNVTTLLIAGKDHAKQVQLALERGIPAMVTTFGTRRLPFPSQAFDLIRCSRCGMNWALDDGVLLLEANRFLRGGGYFVWEAEAIYKYEGKLGEQWREMEDLTRNLCWELVTKEGYIAIWQKPLNNSCYLDRDPNVQPSLCDNHDNPDDLWHVNTKKCIARLPENGNGANVTKWPARLHSLPGRLFSIKTDSGVSRKQLYRADSIYCNAIVDGYVSVFKINEAKIRNVMDMRAGYGWFAAALLESGANSWVMNVVPVSGPNTLPVIYDRGLIGVMHDWCEPFDTYPRTYDLLNAAGLFSVEQRRCNVRSIMVEMDRILRPEGRVYIRDTTAVIYELREIAETMGWMAHMFDTEEGPYSDWKLLICTKPV; via the exons atgaAAGGCAAGTGCACAAGCTCATCATCCACCATAACATTCATAAACACTGTAGCTTTCCTCTCCctcctctccttctctctcttctttctctccaAACATTTCTCTGCACGCACCACATCCCCAGCTGAGCAGCTTTACTTCTTCAACTCCACCCACACAAACACCGCTCCCTCGCCCTCCGCGGCGGGGCCGGTGTTGGAGAGCACAGGGATCATAAATGAGTTCGGAATCATGACCTCTGATTTCATGGTTGGAAATTTTGACGAGGGGCTGTTACAGAGTGTGGCGGCGATCAGTAACGGTGAGAAGGTTAAGAgagagaatgatgaaggagaGGTGATTAGAGTTGAGAGATTTAGAGTTTGTGATGTGAATATGAGTGATTTTGTTCCTTCTGTTTCTAAAGGATTAGACTGTTTGGTGCCGAGGCCTAAAGGGTACAAGCTTCCCATGCCATGGCCGGAAAGCAGGGATCAG GTGTGGTTTGATAACATACATTATACGCCTGAAGATAATGAAGGCAGAAATAGGGTGTCAAAGAAAGATGATAAGCTTATGTTTTCAGGAGATGGGCCTAAATCAGATCAAAACTTGGATCAG ATGGTTCCTGAGATTGCATTTGGCCAACGCACACGAGTTGTTCTAGACGTTATTGGTTCCGGGATTGCAAATTTTGGTGCCTACTTGATGGAGAGGAATGTGACAACTCTTTTAATAGCTGGGAAAGATCATGCAAAGCAGGTTCAGCTTGCCCTCGAGAGGGGCATACCTGCTATGGTGACTACATTTGGAACCCGTCGTTTGCCTTTCCCAAGCCAAGCATTCGACTTGATTCGTTGCTCTAGATGTGGAATGAACTGGGCTCTTGATG ATGGCGTTTTGCTTCTTGAGGCAAATCGGTTTCTTAGAGGTGGAGGATACTTCGTTTGGGAAGCAGAGGCGATTTATAAGTACGAAGGAAAACTAGGAGAGCAATGGAGAG AAATGGAAGATCTTACTAGAAACCTTTGCTGGGAACTAGTAACTAAGGAAGGCTACATTGCTATTTGGCAGAAGCCTCTAAATAATAGCTGCTATCTCGACCGTGATCCAAATGTGCAGCCTTCACTTTGTGACAACCATGACAATCCAGATGATTTATG GCATGTGAATACGAAGAAATGCATAGCGCGTCTACCTGAGAATGGTAACGGGGCTAATGTTACCAAGTGGCCTGCACGCCTCCATAGTCTACCGGGCAGGCTCTTTAGCATAAAAACGGATTCTGGTGTATCTAGGAAGCAGCTATACAGAGCAGATTCCATATACTGCAATGCCATTGTAGATGGATATGTTTCTGTTTTCAAGATAAATGAGGCGAAGATACGCAATGTGATGGACATGAGAGCTGGATATGGCTG GTTTGCAGCAGCTTTGCTTGAATCCGGGGCTAATAGTTGGGTTATGAATGTTGTTCCGGTGAGTGGTCCGAATACACTGCCTGTGATATATGACCGTGGCCTTATAGGAGTGATGCACGATTG GTGTGAGCCATTCGACACTTATCCTAGAACGTATGATCTGTTGAATGCTGCAGGCCTTTTCTCTGTAGAACAGAGAAG ATGTAATGTGAGAAGCATTATGGTGGAGATGGATCGAATCCTGAGACCAGAAGGGCGTGTTTACATACGTGACACGACTGCTGTGATCTATGAGCTTCGAGAGATTGCAGAGACAATGGGATGGATGGCACACATGTTCGACACAGAAGAGGGTCCTTATTCGGATTGGAAGCTTTTGATCTGCACCAAACCAGTGTAA
- the LOC131011818 gene encoding uncharacterized protein LOC131011818 isoform X1 — protein sequence MALKPYARHQHLVPSDVKSELRHARARAGSKYDGMKLLTLMERKGSIDEVYKNMLLSLLTMYDKPDPCRVKTDTDDVVELVERPVPLKNRKRKCSIIDQHDGRGRARTSENGKALLPLGNDRLHHLNNEENKQLIPFQTRAQPVKTYRGNIGGKLKGVVKEEYEANEKTEVKKENEKTYQGRGSRKNLGTRNYFLDVRQVRLGEKHAVRGQTQLTKAARGDSRLSTMKTAFSNCAVKKEPYHCVETRLPVKGVHSRTRNVKCAKCSFAYDSKRYLEGQGSSKTVPEVIILDSDKVVKKEISNPFVCSKKYYSSMDDEESQKVGVRSASDSEFRKELLKVLRKPFDKEELQKARMAFRAGSYLVYHPDVQRKLTKYRYKREKCLIILRGFLFWLQNLSHEGVFKPWKDKQCLELELRSR from the exons ATGGCACTTAAACCCTATGCCAGACATCAACATTTAGTTCCCAGTGATGTTAAATCCGAGTTAAGACATGCTAGAGCGAGAGCAGGGAGCAAATACGATGGCATGAAGTTGTTAACACTCATGGAGCGAAAAGGTAGCATAGATGAGGTCTACAAGAACATGTTATTAAGCCTTCTAACTATGTACGACAAGCCTGATCCATGCAGGGTGAAAACTGATACAGATGATGTCGTTGAGCTGGTGGAGAGGCCCGTGCCACTTAAGAATAGGAAAAGAAAATGCAGTATCATAGACCAACATGATGGTCGTGGTAGAGCTCGAACTAGTGAGAATGGCAAGGCACTGCTGCCATTAGGCAATGATCGTTTGCATCACCTAAACAATGAAGAAAATAAGCAGCTGATACCATTTCAAACTCGAGCTCAACCAGTCAAGACCTATAGGGGAAATATAGGTGGAAAATTGAAGGGGGTGGTGAAAGAAGAGTATGAGGCCAACGAGAAGACAGaggtgaaaaaagaaaatgagaagaCTTATCAGGGTCGTGGCTCAAGGAAAAATTTGGGGACAAGAAATTATTTTCTAGATGTTCGTCAAGTTCGATTAGGTGAGAAACATGCGGTACGTGGCCAAACACAATTGACAAAAGCAGCTCGAGGAGATAGTAGGCTTTCAACTATGAAGACTGCTTTTAGCAATTGTGCTGTCAAGAAGGAGCCCTATCATTGTGTGGAAACTCGTCTACCTGTAAAAGGAGTCCATAGCCGAACTAGAAATGTCAAGTGTGCTAAATGCTCGTTCGCATATGATAGCAAAAGATATTTGGAAGGACAAGGTAGCAGTAAAACTGTTCCAGAAGTGATCATCCTAGATAGTGATAAGGTTGTTAAGAAAGAAATCTCGAACCCTTTTGTTTGTTCAAAGAAATATTATAGCAGC ATGGATGATGAAGAGTCCCAGAAAGTTGGTGTTCGAAGTGCAAGTGATAGTGAATTTAGGAAGGAGCTCTTAAAGGTTCTCAGAAAACCATTTGACAAAGAGGAGCTTCAAAAGGCTCGGATGGCATTCCGGGCTGGATCCTACCTCGTTTACCATCCAG ATGTGCAAAGAAAACTCACAAAATACCGATATAAGCGGGAAAAATGTTTGATCATCCTTCGTGGATTTCTGTTTTGGCTTCAG